One Erpetoichthys calabaricus chromosome 9, fErpCal1.3, whole genome shotgun sequence genomic region harbors:
- the pcsk7 gene encoding proprotein convertase subtilisin/kexin type 7 produces the protein MAAFLSSPFYMLLLTVLACCFGGLLTLWSQNPHLDPSIVSESCTSGLSWAISLKPTEVKGSEDGQTDRKTLDILAREVASAAGMESRGQIGQLAGHYLLVLPCVNKHEGMQEEKRRQANHYLSQHPAVQWHSEQQLLRRAKRSIHFNDPKYPKQWHLHNDHNLGMDINVTGLWERNITGAGVTVVVVDDGVQHTLQDIQPNYSPEGSYDLNSDDPDPMPHPDANNDNHHGTRCAGEIAAAPNNSFCAVGVAYGSRVAGIRVLDGPLTDSMEAIAFNKHYQINDIYSCSWGPDDDGRTVDGPHPLGKAALQHGVIAGRRGFGSIFVVASGNGGRSKDNCNYDGYANSIYTVTIGAVDENGRMPFYAEECASMLAVTFSSGDRMLRSIVTSDWDFQKGTGCTDGHTGTSAAAPLAAGMVALMLQVRPCLTWRDIQHIIVFTATKYDDVQADWETNGAGFHHSHQHGFGLLNAWRLVNAAKTWQSVPNLLSFQSPVLKDGRRILMTPSQLQASWTVTLEDLQQSGMQTLEHVAVTLTLTHPRRGDVEILLLCPSGMSSLIGARRILDTDSSGLTDWTFSTVRCWGEAANGTYTLVLRDVGVGLPRGTLRQWRVTLYGSSWSSEDVQDKQRLVEDAMGGKYLDSNFTLPCPPGLKIPEVLDSTLTTNSLKSLLLLGCFALFWSLYYTLEIAFAQLTCRRRHDHRHFEEGLTTELERSSQVPDWPDQVDEKAPFICQDIRQEVSS, from the exons ATGGCTGCTTTCTTGTCTTCACCTTTTTACATGCTCCTGCTGACAGTGCTGGCCTGTTGCTTCGGGGGTCTACTAACCTTATGGAGCCAGAATCCACACTTGGACCCCAGTATTGTCTCAGAGAGTTGCACCTCAGGCCTATCCTGGGCTATCAGCCTAAAGCCTACAGAGGTGAAAGGCAGTGAGGAtgggcagacagacagaaagacactgGACATATTGGCAAGGGAGGTGGCCTCAGCAGCTGGCATGGAGAGCAGAGGTCAGATTGGTCAGTTAGCTGGCCACTATCTTTTAGTGTTGCCTTGTGTAAATAAGCATGAAGGCATGCAGGAGGAAAAGAGGCGGCAAGCCAATCACTACCTCAGCCAGCATCCGGCGGTTCAGTGGCACTCAGAGCAGCAGCTGCTGCGACGGGCAAAACGTAGCATCCACTTCAATGACCCAAAATATCCCAAACAGTGGCACTTG CACAACGACCATAACCTTGGAATGGACATCAATGTAACTGGCCTATGGGAGCGCAACATCACTGGCGCAGGCGTCACAGTGGTCGTCGTCGATGATGGAGTCCAGCACACGCTACAGGATATCCAGCCCAATTAT AGTCCAGAGGGCAGCTACGACCTGAACTCAGATGATCCTGATCCAATGCCCCATCCTGATGCCAACAATGACAATCATCATGGCACACGGTGTGCAGGAGAGATTGCGGCTGCACCCAACAACAGCTTCTGTGCCGTCGGGGTGGCTTATGGGAGCCGAGTGGCAG GAATCCGTGTGCTGGATGGGCCACTGACAGACAGCATGGAGGCGATCGCTTTTAATAAGCACTACCAGATAAATGACATCTATAGCTGCAG CTGGGGACCTGATGACGATGGGCGGACAGTCGATGGACCCCATCCTCTTGGCAAG GCGGCACTACAGCATGGGGTCATAGCAGGCAGGAGAGGCTTTGGGAGCATCTTTGTGGTGGCCAGTGGAAATGGGGGGCGGTCCAAGGACAACTGTAACTATGATGGTTATGCCAACTCCATCTACACAGTGACCATTG GTGCAGTGGATGAGAATGGCAGGATGCCCTTTTACGCTGAGGAGTGTGCGTCCATGCTGGCCGTGACTTTCAGCAGTGGTGATCGTATGCTGCGTAGCATT GTGACGTCAGACTGGGACTTCCAAAAAGGAACAGGCTGCACTGATGGGCACACTGGAACTTCTGCGGCTGCCCCACTGGCTGCCGGCATGGTGGCACTCATGCTGCAGGTTCGACCCTGCCTGACCTGGAGGGACATCCAGCATATCATTGTTTTTACTGCCACCAAG TATGATGATGTCCAAGCAGACTGGGAGACAAATGGAGCTGGCTTCCATCACAGCCATCAGCATGGCTTCGGCTTGCTGAACGCATGGAGACTGGTTAACGCAGCCAAG ACCTGGCAGTCTGTGCCAAATCTCCTGTCCTTCCAGAGTCCTGTGCTGAAGGATGGACGCCGTATCCTTATGACCCCCTCACAGCTGCAGGCTTCCTGGACGG TGACCCTAGAAGACCTGCAGCAATCTGGCATGCAGACCTTGGAGCATGTGGCAGTGACCCTGACCCTGACCCATCCTCGGCGTGGCGATGTAGAGATTTTACTGCTCTGTCCAAGTGGCATGTCCTCTCTGATTGGTGCCAGGCGAATCCTGGACAC GGATTCCTCTGGCCTCACAGACTGGACGTTCTCCACCGTGAGGTGCTGGGGAGAAGCGGCTAACGGGACATACACACTAGTGCTGCGCGATG TGGGTGTCGGCCTGCCAAGGGGTACTCTGCGGCAATGGAGGGTCACTCTGTATGGCTCTTCATGGTCCAGTGAAGATGTCCAGGACAAACAGAG GCTGGTTGAAGATGCAATGGGAGGAAAGTATCTGGACAGTAACTTTACCCTGCCATGCCCCCCTGGATTGAAAATCCCAGAGGTACTGGACAGCACACTAACCACCAATAGCCTGAAG TCGCTGCTGCTCTTGGGGTGCTTTGCACTCTTCTGGTCCCTCTACTATACGCTGGAAATTGCTTTTGCACAGCTGACCTGTAGGAGGCGCCATGATCATCGCCACTTTGAGGAAGGCCTGACGACAGAGCTGGAAAGGTCGTCACAGGTGCCCGACTGGCCGGACCAGGTTGACGAGAAGGCTCCCTTCATCTGTCAGGACATCAGACAAGAGGTCAGCAGCTGA
- the tagln gene encoding transgelin isoform X2, producing the protein MANKGPSYGLSREVANKIDKKYDDNLENQLTEWIVAQCGESVGRPQTGRLGFQAWLKDGSILAHLINSLHPKTSPAIAKPDRTSMAFKQMELVSQFLKAAENYGVNKTDIFQTVDLWEGKDMAAVQRTLMALGNIAVTKEDGFFKGNPSWFNKKAQENRREFSDEQLQEGKSIIGLQMGSNKGASQAGMTGYGLPRQIK; encoded by the exons ATGGCCAACAAGGGTCCCTCCTATGGATTAAGCCGCGAAGTGGCCAACAAGATTGACAAGAAGTATGACGACAACCTCGAGAACCAGCTGACCGAGTGGATTGTGGCCCAGTGTGGAGAATCCGTGGGTCGGCCGCAGACTGGGCGACTGGGCTTTCAGGCCTGGCTGAAGGATGGCAGT ATCCTGGCCCACTTAATCAACAGCCTGCATCCAAAGACCAGCCCAGCCATTGCCAAGCCAGACCGGACAAGTATGGCCTTCAAACAGATGGAGCTCGTGTCTCAGTTCCTCAAGGCAGCGGAGAACTATGGGGTGAACAAGACCGACATCTTCCAGACTGTAGATCTCTGGGAAG gcaAAGACATGGCTGCTGTTCAGAGGACTCTGATGGCACTGGGCAACATTGCGGTGACGAAAGAGGATGGCTTCTTCAAGGGAAACCCAAGTTGGTTCAACAA GAAAGCACAGGAGAACCGGCGGGAATTCTCAGACGAGCAGCTACAGGAGGGCAAAAGCATCATCGGGCTGCAGATGGGCAGTAACAAGGGGGCATCACAAGCGGGCATGACGGGCTACGGACTCCCAAGGCAGATCAAGTGA
- the tagln gene encoding transgelin isoform X1: MASQGNPTMANKGPSYGLSREVANKIDKKYDDNLENQLTEWIVAQCGESVGRPQTGRLGFQAWLKDGSILAHLINSLHPKTSPAIAKPDRTSMAFKQMELVSQFLKAAENYGVNKTDIFQTVDLWEGKDMAAVQRTLMALGNIAVTKEDGFFKGNPSWFNKKAQENRREFSDEQLQEGKSIIGLQMGSNKGASQAGMTGYGLPRQIK, encoded by the exons ATGGCGTCACAG GGTAACCCAACGATGGCCAACAAGGGTCCCTCCTATGGATTAAGCCGCGAAGTGGCCAACAAGATTGACAAGAAGTATGACGACAACCTCGAGAACCAGCTGACCGAGTGGATTGTGGCCCAGTGTGGAGAATCCGTGGGTCGGCCGCAGACTGGGCGACTGGGCTTTCAGGCCTGGCTGAAGGATGGCAGT ATCCTGGCCCACTTAATCAACAGCCTGCATCCAAAGACCAGCCCAGCCATTGCCAAGCCAGACCGGACAAGTATGGCCTTCAAACAGATGGAGCTCGTGTCTCAGTTCCTCAAGGCAGCGGAGAACTATGGGGTGAACAAGACCGACATCTTCCAGACTGTAGATCTCTGGGAAG gcaAAGACATGGCTGCTGTTCAGAGGACTCTGATGGCACTGGGCAACATTGCGGTGACGAAAGAGGATGGCTTCTTCAAGGGAAACCCAAGTTGGTTCAACAA GAAAGCACAGGAGAACCGGCGGGAATTCTCAGACGAGCAGCTACAGGAGGGCAAAAGCATCATCGGGCTGCAGATGGGCAGTAACAAGGGGGCATCACAAGCGGGCATGACGGGCTACGGACTCCCAAGGCAGATCAAGTGA